The following nucleotide sequence is from Nocardioides eburneiflavus.
CCTAGGCTGGTGCCATGACCGGCCGCATCCACCACCGCCCGATGACGCCCGGCGGCGGCTTCTTCGACGAGATCGTCGGCGGCGCCGACCCCGCGCAGGTGCGCGAGGCCGGCGACCTGGCCGCGACCGTGCTGGTGCGCGGCGCCCGCTCCTCCGACGACCCGCAGGTGGCCGAGCGGATCGTCCACCTCGCGGAGACCGAGGGTCTCGAGACGCTCGCCGAGGTGTGGTCCGGCGCGCCCGCCGACACGCTCGCCGGCAGCCTGTGGCGGCTGTTCCTGCTGCGCTCGTGGGTGTACGCCGCGCCCGAGGAGGTCGCCGCCGAGTACGACGCCGGTCAGCGCCGCGTTGACGTGGCCCGGGTGGTCGCCGGGGTCGCCGACCCGCCCGGCCCCGACGAGCTGCGCCGGATGGTCGACGACGTGCTGCGAGGCATCGCCGGGGGCGACTTCGCCGTGACCCTCTTCCGGGCGGCCGCCTTCGCGCGGATCGTCGCCGCGGGACGGGCCGCGCTCGGCAGCGCCACGCACGAGGAGATCAGCCGGGTGCTCGTCCTCTCCGAGCAGCTCGAGGCGGCCGGGCACGGCGAAATCGCCAACACCCTGGCCTGAATGATTAAAATGGTCCTCGAGTGCGTCGGGCTGTGGCAGCCCCGGGTCCCACAATTAGCCGCTACGAGCGGCCACGCGCCGTGAGGCGCTCCCGGTCCGGCGCACTCATTCACCTCCGGGCCCACCTCTAGGCTCGTGGGATGACGATCGGCAAGCGCATCCGCGCGTTCCTCTCCGGCGGCCCGGCGGGTGCGTCCGACACCACCCCCGACCCCACGCCCGACGCCACAAGCGCCCCGACGTACGCCCCCGAGCGCGACGGCGAGCCCGACCCCGGCGAGGTCGTCTGGGCGTGGGTCCCCTACGAGGACGACCCGAGCCAGGGCAAGGATCGCCCGGTGCTGGTGCTCGAGGTGGCCGGTGACGGGTGGACCGGGCTGATGCTGAGCAGCCAGGACCACGACCGCGACGCCGAGGACGAGGCGCGGTTCGGTCGCCACTGGATGGACGTCGGCACCGGCGGCTGGGACTCGCAGGGGCGACCCAGCGAGGTGCGGCTCGACCGGCTCATCCACCTCGAGCGGGACGGCGTACGACGCGAGGGTGCCGCGCTCGACGAGACGATCTTCACTGCCGTCGTGGAGGCTCGCCGTGGCTTGTCCGGCTAGGGTTTCGCCGTGTCTCGCCTCTCCTTCCGCCGTGCCGCCCTGGCCGCCTCGGCCTTCGCGCTCACGCTGACGACGGCCGCCTGCACCGGCGCCGCGGAGCCCGACCCGGGCCCCACGCCGTCGCCGAGCGGGACGGGCCAGCCGTCCGAGAAGCCGCGCAAGGTGACCTTCGGCGCCTACGGCAGTGAGGAGGAGGTCGCCGCCTTCCAGAGCGTCGTCGACTCCTTCAACGCCTCCTCGACCACCCGCCAGGTCACCCTCCAGTCGTGGCCGGACCACGAGTCCGCGCTCGCCGACGTCCTGGCCGGCAACGCCCCCGACGCCTTCCTCACCTCGCGGATCGACCTCGACCAGCTGGTCGAGGCAGAGGCCCTCCGGCCGGTCAGCCTCCTGCTCGACGAGCGGGGCGTGGACTTCGGCGACCGCTTCTCCCGCGACGCCGTCGACGCCTTCGCGATGGACGACGAGCTCCAGTGCATGGCCTACTCGGTGTCGCCGATGGTCGTCTACTACAACACCGACCTCGTCGACTTCGACAAGATGGAGCGCCGCGAGTACGACGTGCCCACCGCCAACGACGAGGGCGTGCGCGAGCGCTGGACCCTCGCCGAGTTCGGTGCCGCCGCGACCTTCGCAGCGCGTCGCGGCGACCGGCGCGGGGTGTGGATCGACCCGACGCTGCAGGGCCTGGCGCCGTTCATCTACTCCGGCGGCGGGCAGGTCTTCGACGACGACGAGGCACCGACGTCCCTCGCCTTCAGCGACGACTCGACCCGCGAGGCGCTCAACGAGACCCTCGCCATCCTGCGCAACGCTGCGCTGACGCCGACCAACGCCCAGCTCGCGAGAGCGACGCCGGTGCAGCTCTTCAAGCGGGGCGAGCTCGCCATGGTGGCCGGCTTCCGCAACCTCGTGCCGGAGCTGCGCGAGGTCGAGGACCTCGACTTCGACGTCCTGCCGATGCCCGTCATCGAGGACCGCGCCACGGTCGGCGACATCAGCGGACTCTGCCTGTCAGCGGACTCCGAGGTGACCGGCGACGCCGCGGACTTCATTGCGTACGCCGTGTCCGACGCCGCGATCGCGACCGTCGCCTCGACGGGCTACATCGTGCCGGCGAACACCTCGGTCGCCGCCTCCGACGACTTCCTCGCGCCCGACCTCGAGCCCGCCAACGCAGCCGCCTTCAACTCGAGCATCCGCTACATGGTGGTGCCGCCCTTCATCGATCAGCGCGAGGAGCTGGTGGACGCGGTGACGCCGCTGCTGGACCGGCTGGTCACCGCGCCCGGTGTGCTCGACCTCGAGCAGACCACCGAGCAGATCGACCAGGCCTCCCGGACGATCCTCTCGCCCGAGGAGGAGACCGAGTCGCCGACCGAGGAGCCGAGCGAGTCGCCCTCGGAGTAGGGCGCCCCGCTGCCGGCGCCAGCCGACCTGGAGTGGCTACTCGCGCTCGGCCCCGAGGATCGCGCCGACCAGCGCGCCGGTGACCAGCTCGGCCTGCCAGGGCCGGGCGCCGTAGGAGGCCAGCTGCTCGCGTACGGCCTGCGCCAGCTCGGCCGGCTCGCGGGTGGCCGGCGGCGCCCACATCAGGCGGCGCAGGAAGTCGGGCGTGAGCAGGTTCTCGACCGGCAGCTGGTGCTCCTCGGCGAGGTTGAGCATCGACTCGCGCGCGGACTTGAAGCGGCGGTCGGCGACCGGCTCGCGATCGGCCCACGTGCGCGGGTGCGGGGGGCCGTCGCCACGAGGGGCGCGGGTGGGCAGCTCGTCCTCGGGCATCTCGCGCACCCGCTGGAGCGCGTCGACCCACGTCGAGGCGTAGCGGCCGGCGCCTCGACCGTGGAAGCCCGGCGTGGAGAGCAGGGCGCGACGGTCGGTGGGCATCACGGTGGCCGCGACGACGATCGCGGAGTCGGGCAGGATCCGCCCCGGCGTGACGTCACGCTCCGCGGCGATGGCGTCGCGCGCCTCCCACAGCGCCTTCGCGGCCCCGAGGGCGCGACGCCCACGCAGCCGGTGCACGCCCGACGTACGCCGCCACGCGTCGACGCGCACGGCCGGCTCGAAGCCGAGCAGGTGGTCGAACTCCTGGCGTGCCCACTCGGCCTTGCCGGCCTTCTCGAGCTCCGTGACCATGTGCTCGCGCAGCTCGAGGAGCACCTCGACGTCGAGCGCGGCGTACTCGAGCCACGACTCGGGCAGCGGGCGTGTCGACCAGTCGGCGGCGGAGTGCTCCTTGCGCATCCGCTGCCCCAGCACGGTCTCGACCAGGGTGGCGAGACCGACGCGGGGGTAGCCGAGGAGGCGTCCGGCGAGCTCGGTGTCGAAGAGGCTGGTCGGGGTCAGGCCGACCTCGCGCAGGCACGGCAGGTCCTGGGTGGCGGCGTGGAGGATCCACTCGGAGCCGGCGAGGGCGTCCTGCAGCGGGGCGAGGGTGGACATCCCGATGGGGTCGACCAGCCAGGTGCCGGCTCCTTCGCGGCGCAGCTGGATCAGGTAGGCGCGGTTGGAGTAGCGGTAGCCGGAGGCGCGCTCGGCGTCGATGGCGACCGGTCCGGTCGCCTCGGCGAGGGCCGCGCACGCCTCGAGGAGCCCGGCGTCGGTGTCGACGACCTCCGGAAGGCCGTCGCGCAGCTCGAGCAGGGGAGCCGGTGCGGCCTCGACGTCGGGCGCGGCCTCGGCGGCGGGCCCGGTGACGTCGGGCTCAGTGCCGGTCTCGGCCTCTGTGCGGGAGGTGTCCGGGGAGTCGGGCATCGGTTCAGGTGCCGCGCTGTCCACGCCGGCTCGGGATGGCGGTGACGCCCTCGGGCACCGGTGGGAGGCCGACGGCGGTGCACATCAGCTCGCCCCACGCCTCGACGTGGGCGGTCATGTCGAGCGCGCCGTCGTCGTCGACGTCGGGGGTCCACGACGCGCGGATCTCGACCTGGGCGGTGCCGGACTCGTCGGCCATCTGCCCGAAGCTCTCGGTGGTCACCCGGGTGACCGTGCCGGACGCCGCATGGAAGCCGGCGCCGTGCGCCTCCAGCGCCTCGACGAGCCAGGACCAGCCGACCGCCGCCAGCATCGGGTCGGCGCCGAGCTCGGGGTCGATGTCGGCGCGGGCGTAGGCCACGCAGCGGAACGTGCCGTCCCAGGCGTCGTTGCCGGCCGGGTCGTGGAGCAGGATCAGGCGGCCGGTGCCGAGGTCCTCGTCGTCGACCGTGACGTCGCCGCTCAGCGCGGACGACCAGGGTGCGATGCGCTGCGGCGCGGGCATCTCCTCGCAGAGCACCTCAGGGCGCAGGGTCGCCCGACGCATCGACTCCACAGCCGCGCGGAACTCCGCGGGCCCAGCCGCGGCAGCACTGCCGGGGTGGGTCTCGTGACGGGCCACCATGGCCTCAGAGTAGGCCAGCGGCCCGCTCCGCCGATGTGCCGCCACGCCGCCTGACCTGCGAAGATTCGGGAGTGACCGACGCCGTACGCACGCCCCACCCCGGCCTGGCCGAGAGCCCCTTCCTCCGTGCGGCCCGCGGTGAGCAGCCCTCGCACACGCCCGTGTGGTTCATGCGGCAGGCGGGGCGCTCGCTCCCGGAGTACCTCGAGGTGCGCAAGGGCATCGGGATGCTCGAGTCCTGCATGGACGCCGACCTCGTGACCGAGATCACCCTCCAGCCGGTCCGTCGCTACGGGGTCGACGCGGCGATCTTCTTCTCCGACATCGTGCTGCCGCTCAAGGCCGTCGGCGTCGACCTCGACATCAAGCCGGGCGTCGGCCCCGTCGTCGCCTCGCCCGTACGCACCCTCGCGGACGTCGAGGCGATCCCGGACCTCGCCCCCGAGCACGTCCCCTACATCTCCCAGGCCGTGCGCCAGCTCGTCGCCGAGCTCGGCGCCACGCCCCTCATCGGCTTCGCCGGGGCGCCCTTCACGGTCGCGTCCTACCTCGTCGAGGGCGGACCGTCCAAGGAGCACGCGAAGACCAAGGCGATGATGTTCGGCGCGCCCGACGTCTGGGACGCGCTGATGCGCAAGATCGCGGGCATCGCCGCGGCCTACCTCCGCATCCAGGTCGAGGCAGGCGCCTCGGCCGTGCAGCTCTTCGACTCGTGGGCGGGCGCCCTGACCCCGGCCGACTACCGCGCCTCGGTCATGCCGCACTCGGAGCGGGTGCTCGCCGAGGCCGGTGGGCTCGGCGTGCCGCGGATCCACTTCGGCGTCGGCACCACCAACCTCCTCGGCCTGATGGGCGAGGCCGGGGCCGACGTGGTCGGCGTCGACTGGCGTACGCCGCTCGACCAGGCGATCCCGCTGGTGGGCGACCGGGCCGTGCAGGGCAACCTCGACCCCACGCTCGTCTTCGCGCCGACCGAGGTGATGACCGCACGCGCGGCCGAGGTCATCGAGGCCGGCCGTCGCGCCAAGGGGCACGTCTTCAACCTCGGCCACGGCGTCATCCCGTCGACGGACCCCGGTCAGCTCACGGCGCTGACCGAGTTCGTGCAGGCGTACCGACCGCTGACGTCGTAGACGCGCGGACACAAGTCCTTCCCATATCCCGGTTCGAGCGTGAGGCGAGCGGTTCCCGCGCAGTTCTGTCCGCGCGTCTACGCGGCGGGCGGGTGGGCGGCCGGAGCCCGACGGCGGCGTACGAACAGCCACACCGGCAGCCCGAGCAGCAGGGCCACCGCGGCGAAGGGCAGCAACGCACCCATCACCGTGGTGAGGATCGTGACGACCGCCCCGAGCGCCCTGGTCCCGCCGTCGAGCCCGGCGAGGAAGCCCGCGGGCTTCTCCTCGTCCTCCGGCTCGTCCTCGACCACCTGGTGCCGTGAGATGTCGACCGTGATGGTGGACAGCGAGGTCTGGTCCGCCAGCCACGACTGCTGGGACCGCAGGGAGTCGAGCTCGGCCTGTCGGCTGGTCAGCTGCGACTCGATCCAGATGATGTCCTTGAGGTCGCGCGCGTCGGCGAGCAGCAGCTCGACCCGCCGGAGGCTCGCCTCCTGCGCACGTACGCGGACCCCGGTGTCGATGACCTCGGTGGTCACGTCCTCGGAGCCGCGGTCGGACGTCCGCAGCACCCCGACCTGCTCGAGCGCCGACATGGTCTCGCCGAACTCCGCGCTGGGGACCCGTACGACGAGCCGGACGTAGGCTGGATCTCCCTCGGAGTCGGCCTCGGACGTCTCGTCGGTGATCTCGCCGCCCTGCGCGTCCACGACCCGCTGGACCTCGCGCCGGGTAGCGCGCACGTCCTCGCCCGCGAGGGAGATCGTGCCGGTGGAGACCACTGAGCGCTCCATCTGCGGCGTCGTCGGGCCGTCGCCCGATCCGGCCGGGTCGGACGTCGACCGGTCGGCACCGCTGTCCGCGTCGGACCCGGCGCCGGCTCCCGAGCCCGAGCCCGAGTCCGCGGCGGCCGGCACCGACTCGCCGGAGCTGGCGTCGGAGCCGCCGTCGGAGGTGGAGCAGGCGGCCAGCGCGGCCGTCGTGGTGAGCGCGATGAGGAGTCCCGCGGCACGGGAGGCTGTGGAGGTCGTCATGGCCGTCCGACGCCGACGGCGCGATCACCGGTTCCGGCCGTGACG
It contains:
- a CDS encoding type II toxin-antitoxin system PemK/MazF family toxin; protein product: MTIGKRIRAFLSGGPAGASDTTPDPTPDATSAPTYAPERDGEPDPGEVVWAWVPYEDDPSQGKDRPVLVLEVAGDGWTGLMLSSQDHDRDAEDEARFGRHWMDVGTGGWDSQGRPSEVRLDRLIHLERDGVRREGAALDETIFTAVVEARRGLSG
- a CDS encoding HRDC domain-containing protein, yielding MPDSPDTSRTEAETGTEPDVTGPAAEAAPDVEAAPAPLLELRDGLPEVVDTDAGLLEACAALAEATGPVAIDAERASGYRYSNRAYLIQLRREGAGTWLVDPIGMSTLAPLQDALAGSEWILHAATQDLPCLREVGLTPTSLFDTELAGRLLGYPRVGLATLVETVLGQRMRKEHSAADWSTRPLPESWLEYAALDVEVLLELREHMVTELEKAGKAEWARQEFDHLLGFEPAVRVDAWRRTSGVHRLRGRRALGAAKALWEARDAIAAERDVTPGRILPDSAIVVAATVMPTDRRALLSTPGFHGRGAGRYASTWVDALQRVREMPEDELPTRAPRGDGPPHPRTWADREPVADRRFKSARESMLNLAEEHQLPVENLLTPDFLRRLMWAPPATREPAELAQAVREQLASYGARPWQAELVTGALVGAILGAERE
- a CDS encoding DUF3000 domain-containing protein, with product MVARHETHPGSAAAAGPAEFRAAVESMRRATLRPEVLCEEMPAPQRIAPWSSALSGDVTVDDEDLGTGRLILLHDPAGNDAWDGTFRCVAYARADIDPELGADPMLAAVGWSWLVEALEAHGAGFHAASGTVTRVTTESFGQMADESGTAQVEIRASWTPDVDDDGALDMTAHVEAWGELMCTAVGLPPVPEGVTAIPSRRGQRGT
- a CDS encoding extracellular solute-binding protein, producing the protein MSRLSFRRAALAASAFALTLTTAACTGAAEPDPGPTPSPSGTGQPSEKPRKVTFGAYGSEEEVAAFQSVVDSFNASSTTRQVTLQSWPDHESALADVLAGNAPDAFLTSRIDLDQLVEAEALRPVSLLLDERGVDFGDRFSRDAVDAFAMDDELQCMAYSVSPMVVYYNTDLVDFDKMERREYDVPTANDEGVRERWTLAEFGAAATFAARRGDRRGVWIDPTLQGLAPFIYSGGGQVFDDDEAPTSLAFSDDSTREALNETLAILRNAALTPTNAQLARATPVQLFKRGELAMVAGFRNLVPELREVEDLDFDVLPMPVIEDRATVGDISGLCLSADSEVTGDAADFIAYAVSDAAIATVASTGYIVPANTSVAASDDFLAPDLEPANAAAFNSSIRYMVVPPFIDQREELVDAVTPLLDRLVTAPGVLDLEQTTEQIDQASRTILSPEEETESPTEEPSESPSE
- the hemE gene encoding uroporphyrinogen decarboxylase yields the protein MTDAVRTPHPGLAESPFLRAARGEQPSHTPVWFMRQAGRSLPEYLEVRKGIGMLESCMDADLVTEITLQPVRRYGVDAAIFFSDIVLPLKAVGVDLDIKPGVGPVVASPVRTLADVEAIPDLAPEHVPYISQAVRQLVAELGATPLIGFAGAPFTVASYLVEGGPSKEHAKTKAMMFGAPDVWDALMRKIAGIAAAYLRIQVEAGASAVQLFDSWAGALTPADYRASVMPHSERVLAEAGGLGVPRIHFGVGTTNLLGLMGEAGADVVGVDWRTPLDQAIPLVGDRAVQGNLDPTLVFAPTEVMTARAAEVIEAGRRAKGHVFNLGHGVIPSTDPGQLTALTEFVQAYRPLTS
- a CDS encoding DUF4349 domain-containing protein codes for the protein MTTSTASRAAGLLIALTTTAALAACSTSDGGSDASSGESVPAAADSGSGSGAGAGSDADSGADRSTSDPAGSGDGPTTPQMERSVVSTGTISLAGEDVRATRREVQRVVDAQGGEITDETSEADSEGDPAYVRLVVRVPSAEFGETMSALEQVGVLRTSDRGSEDVTTEVIDTGVRVRAQEASLRRVELLLADARDLKDIIWIESQLTSRQAELDSLRSQQSWLADQTSLSTITVDISRHQVVEDEPEDEEKPAGFLAGLDGGTRALGAVVTILTTVMGALLPFAAVALLLGLPVWLFVRRRRAPAAHPPAA